In the genome of Mycobacterium kansasii ATCC 12478, one region contains:
- the hemQ gene encoding hydrogen peroxide-dependent heme synthase gives MARPDAKLDYAVLNATIRYLMFSVFAVRPGELGEQREAVVDDAAMFFKQQEERGVVVRGLYDVAGLRADADFMIWTHAERVEALQATYADFRRTTALGRVCTPVWSSVALHRPAEFNKSHIPAFLAGEEPGAYICVYPFVRSYEWYLLPDEERRRMLAEHGMAAREYKDVRANTVPAFALGDYEWILAFEAPELHRIVDLMRELRATDARRHTRAETPFFSGPRVPVEQLVGSLP, from the coding sequence ATGGCACGCCCCGACGCGAAACTGGATTATGCCGTCTTGAATGCGACCATTCGCTACCTGATGTTTTCGGTGTTCGCGGTGCGTCCCGGCGAGCTCGGGGAGCAGCGTGAGGCCGTGGTGGATGACGCTGCGATGTTCTTCAAGCAGCAGGAGGAACGCGGGGTGGTGGTGCGCGGCCTCTACGACGTCGCCGGTCTGCGGGCCGACGCTGATTTCATGATCTGGACCCATGCCGAGCGGGTGGAAGCACTGCAGGCCACCTATGCCGACTTCCGACGCACCACCGCCCTGGGACGGGTCTGCACGCCGGTGTGGAGCAGTGTGGCGCTGCACCGGCCGGCGGAGTTCAACAAGAGTCACATTCCGGCGTTTCTGGCCGGCGAGGAGCCGGGCGCCTACATCTGCGTGTATCCCTTTGTGCGGTCTTACGAGTGGTACCTGCTGCCCGACGAGGAGCGTCGCCGCATGCTCGCCGAGCATGGCATGGCCGCCCGCGAATACAAGGACGTGCGGGCCAACACGGTGCCGGCGTTCGCGCTGGGCGACTACGAATGGATTCTGGCGTTCGAGGCGCCCGAATTGCACCGCATCGTCGACCTGATGCGGGAGCTGCGGGCCACCGACGCCCGGCGGCACACCCGTGCCGAGACGCCGTTTTTCAGCGGGCCGCGGGTGCCGGTGGAGCAACTGGTGGGATCGCTGCCATGA
- a CDS encoding gluconate 2-dehydrogenase subunit 3 family protein, translating into MPDISTGQHLPKLRPDGKPLHPSWLPRQRRGTTPQMIGRYPDYDVLSTVDSWDAATRRVVLARLDKPGPLRFFEASQEPALRAFCDTVLAQDAEPRIPVAEFVDAKLADGRLDGYQYADMPDDRDTWRLVLLGLDESARVAGAESFAAADLATRESVVQQFADGEVSGGSWEKVNVSRAWSVVMRMTLSGFYSHPWAWNEIGFGGPAYPRGFMRLGGVGSREPFEAPGATSEDPVATVEQEHIDG; encoded by the coding sequence GTGCCTGACATCTCGACCGGGCAGCACCTTCCGAAACTGCGACCGGACGGCAAGCCGCTGCATCCGTCCTGGCTGCCGCGCCAGCGTCGCGGCACCACCCCGCAGATGATCGGCCGCTATCCCGACTACGACGTGCTGTCGACCGTCGACAGCTGGGACGCGGCCACCCGGCGGGTGGTGCTGGCCCGGCTGGACAAGCCGGGGCCACTGCGGTTCTTCGAGGCGTCGCAGGAACCGGCGCTGCGCGCGTTCTGTGACACCGTCCTGGCCCAGGACGCCGAGCCGCGGATACCAGTGGCCGAGTTCGTCGACGCCAAGCTCGCCGATGGCCGGCTGGACGGCTATCAATACGCCGACATGCCCGACGACCGCGACACCTGGCGGCTGGTGCTGTTGGGCCTCGACGAGTCCGCCCGCGTCGCCGGCGCGGAGTCGTTCGCGGCGGCCGACCTCGCGACCCGCGAATCGGTGGTGCAGCAGTTCGCCGACGGCGAGGTGTCCGGCGGCAGCTGGGAGAAAGTGAATGTCTCCCGGGCCTGGTCGGTGGTGATGCGGATGACCCTGAGCGGCTTCTACAGCCACCCGTGGGCATGGAACGAGATCGGCTTCGGCGGGCCGGCCTATCCCCGCGGCTTCATGCGGCTGGGCGGAGTGGGAAGCCGGGAGCCGTTCGAAGCCCCGGGAGCCACCTCCGAAGACCCGGTCGCCACTGTCGAACAGGAACACATCGATGGGTGA
- a CDS encoding DUF732 domain-containing protein, with product MRLLLVLACIVTVIGLAAPARADDKQDQAFLVALGAAGITYQNAGATIATGKKVCDMAKEGKSAIEVVTYLQGLSPQLTQPNAARFTAIAAGVYCPEQLPGSSKPDSGG from the coding sequence ATGAGACTCCTACTGGTGCTGGCCTGCATTGTCACCGTCATCGGCTTGGCAGCGCCTGCGCGCGCCGACGACAAACAAGATCAAGCGTTCCTGGTCGCACTGGGAGCTGCCGGCATCACCTACCAGAACGCCGGCGCCACCATCGCCACCGGCAAGAAGGTGTGCGATATGGCTAAGGAGGGCAAGTCGGCGATCGAGGTCGTCACATACTTGCAAGGCCTCAGCCCGCAGCTGACGCAGCCGAACGCTGCCAGATTCACCGCGATCGCGGCCGGGGTTTACTGTCCCGAGCAACTGCCCGGTAGCAGCAAACCCGACAGCGGCGGGTGA
- the zapE gene encoding cell division protein ZapE: protein MSVIAARRYSASMHGSTAVGASGRPGRLVDRHPTVSPERLIAQLRPPPTFAEVSFATYRPDPAEPTQAAAVVACQQFCQQAAERRAGRKKRFGKREVLPGVGLYLDGGFGVGKTHLLASSYYVLPGERPKAFATFGELTQLAGVFGFAECIDLLAHYTAVCIDEFELDDPGNTTLISRMLSALVARGVSVAATSNTLPEQLGEGRFAAQDFLREIHTLASIFTTIRIEGPDYRHRDLPPAPPPLSDEDVAARAACVDGATLDDFDALCAHLATMHPSRYLTLIEGVTAVFLTGVHGIDDQHVALRLVALTDRLYDAGIPVVASGAKLDTIFSEEMLAGGYRKKYLRATSRLLALTAR, encoded by the coding sequence ATGAGTGTGATTGCAGCACGCCGCTACAGTGCCAGCATGCACGGGTCCACCGCTGTGGGAGCTTCCGGCCGGCCGGGCCGCCTGGTGGATCGGCATCCCACGGTGTCGCCGGAACGCCTGATCGCCCAGCTGCGGCCGCCGCCCACCTTCGCCGAGGTGAGCTTTGCGACGTATCGGCCCGACCCGGCAGAGCCGACTCAGGCCGCCGCGGTCGTCGCCTGCCAGCAGTTCTGCCAGCAGGCTGCGGAGCGGCGGGCGGGCCGCAAGAAGCGGTTCGGTAAGCGGGAGGTGTTGCCGGGAGTCGGCCTGTACCTGGACGGCGGGTTCGGTGTCGGCAAGACCCATTTGCTGGCGTCGTCCTACTACGTGCTGCCGGGCGAGCGCCCCAAGGCGTTCGCGACCTTTGGCGAGCTGACCCAGCTGGCCGGGGTGTTCGGTTTCGCCGAATGCATCGACCTGCTGGCGCACTACACCGCGGTGTGCATCGACGAATTCGAGCTGGATGACCCGGGTAACACGACGCTGATCTCGCGGATGCTCTCCGCGCTGGTCGCGCGCGGGGTGTCGGTGGCCGCCACCTCCAACACGCTGCCCGAGCAGCTCGGCGAAGGACGCTTTGCCGCCCAGGATTTTCTGCGTGAAATCCACACGCTGGCAAGCATTTTCACCACGATACGGATCGAGGGGCCCGACTACCGGCACCGCGATCTGCCGCCGGCGCCGCCGCCGTTGTCGGACGAGGATGTCGCCGCACGGGCCGCTTGCGTCGACGGGGCGACCCTCGACGACTTCGACGCGCTGTGTGCGCACCTGGCCACCATGCACCCGTCGCGCTATCTGACGTTGATCGAGGGGGTGACGGCGGTGTTTTTGACCGGGGTGCACGGCATCGACGATCAACACGTCGCGCTGCGACTGGTTGCGCTCACCGATCGCCTCTATGACGCCGGCATTCCGGTGGTGGCCTCCGGGGCGAAGCTGGACACCATCTTCAGCGAGGAGATGCTGGCTGGTGGCTACCGGAAGAAGTACCTGCGGGCCACGTCACGCCTGTTGGCGCTGACCGCCCGGTGA
- a CDS encoding alpha/beta hydrolase produces the protein MSRRITSATVLVSVACSVTMVLAGCVPVLGANPRFATYSGAKPQGAATTTPPPSGPPPIAAPKNDLSWRDCTSQVYGNAAIPAAPGINLECATFDSDLDPLNGGSGSISIGVVRARSGQTPRDAGPLVFTTGSDLPSSTQLPVWLSHAGADILRSHPIVAVDRRGMGMSSPIDCRDHFQRDEMRDQSQFQTGDDPVANLSAISNEATTSCTDVIAPADSAYDNGHAASDLERLRNLWDVPALALVGIGNGAQVALTYAGSRPDKVARLILDSPVALGVSAEAKAEQQVKGQQAALDAFAAQCVAVNCALGPDPKGAVSALLSTARSLRGSGTSVASIANAITTTLGFPTGDRISTTTTLANALAAARAGDMNQLSNLMNRADGLQDTDGQFVNSCSDAVNRPTPDRVRELVVAWAKLYPQFGTVAALNLVKCVHWPSGSPPQLPKELKVDVLLMGVQDDPIVGVDGVAQTAATVINANAASKRVMWQGIGHGASIYSSCAVPPLLGYLNDGKLPGTDTYCPA, from the coding sequence ATGAGTCGGCGCATCACGTCCGCAACAGTCCTGGTCTCGGTGGCCTGCTCGGTGACCATGGTGCTGGCCGGCTGCGTCCCGGTCCTCGGCGCCAACCCGCGCTTCGCCACCTATAGCGGCGCCAAACCGCAGGGCGCCGCCACCACGACACCACCACCCAGCGGCCCGCCACCGATCGCGGCTCCCAAGAACGATCTGTCCTGGCGCGACTGCACGTCTCAGGTCTACGGCAACGCGGCAATCCCCGCCGCGCCGGGCATCAACCTGGAATGCGCCACCTTCGACTCCGACCTCGACCCGCTCAACGGCGGGTCCGGGTCGATCAGCATCGGTGTGGTGCGGGCCCGTTCCGGCCAGACCCCGCGCGACGCGGGACCTCTGGTGTTCACCACCGGTTCCGATCTGCCGTCGTCGACGCAGCTGCCGGTGTGGTTATCGCATGCGGGCGCCGACATCCTCCGCAGTCACCCGATCGTCGCCGTGGACCGCCGGGGCATGGGCATGTCGAGTCCGATCGATTGCCGCGACCACTTCCAGCGTGACGAGATGCGCGACCAGTCGCAGTTCCAGACCGGCGACGATCCGGTGGCCAACCTCTCGGCGATCTCGAACGAGGCCACCACCAGCTGCACAGACGTCATCGCACCCGCCGATTCCGCCTACGACAACGGGCACGCCGCCTCCGATCTCGAGCGGCTGCGCAATCTGTGGGATGTGCCGGCACTGGCACTGGTCGGCATCGGCAACGGCGCCCAGGTGGCACTGACCTATGCCGGCTCGCGCCCGGACAAGGTGGCCAGGTTGATCCTCGACTCGCCGGTCGCGTTGGGTGTGAGCGCCGAGGCGAAGGCCGAACAACAGGTCAAAGGCCAGCAGGCCGCGCTGGACGCGTTCGCGGCGCAGTGTGTTGCGGTCAACTGCGCGCTGGGTCCGGATCCGAAGGGCGCCGTGAGCGCACTGCTGAGCACGGCTCGCTCGCTGCGGGGGTCCGGAACCTCGGTCGCGTCGATCGCCAACGCGATCACCACCACGCTGGGCTTTCCGACCGGCGACCGCATCAGCACCACCACCACGCTGGCCAACGCACTGGCGGCCGCGCGCGCCGGTGACATGAATCAGCTGTCCAACCTGATGAACCGCGCCGACGGCCTTCAGGACACCGACGGCCAATTCGTCAACTCGTGCAGCGACGCGGTCAACCGCCCCACCCCGGACCGGGTACGCGAACTGGTGGTTGCCTGGGCCAAGCTCTATCCCCAGTTCGGCACGGTCGCCGCGCTCAATCTGGTCAAGTGCGTGCACTGGCCCTCCGGTTCGCCGCCGCAATTGCCGAAGGAGCTCAAGGTCGACGTCTTGTTGATGGGTGTGCAAGACGACCCGATCGTGGGCGTCGACGGGGTTGCGCAGACGGCTGCCACGGTCATCAACGCCAACGCCGCGAGCAAGCGGGTGATGTGGCAGGGCATCGGCCACGGCGCCAGCATCTATTCCTCCTGTGCGGTGCCGCCGCTGCTCGGGTACCTCAACGACGGCAAGCTCCCTGGCACCGACACCTACTGTCCCGCCTGA
- a CDS encoding protoporphyrinogen oxidase — MSRRSYCVVGGGISGLTAAYRLRAAAGADGTITVFDPGDRLGGILRTEVVGGQPMDVGAEAFVLRRPEVPALLAELGLAERQRATTGVRPMIYSGQQLHALPSGTMMGIPTSASSLAGLVDDATIARIEAEPGRPFSWRPGSDPAVAELVADRFGEQTVARSVDPLLCGVYAGSAATIGLRAAAPSVAAALDRGAASLTDAVRQGLPPAGDGPVFGALEGGYQVLVDELVARSRLNWVRAAVVEIGRTGEGWELHDETGGRWHADAVILAIPAPRLVPLVEEIAPRSAGAARRIASASSAVVALAVSLDTPFPPCSGVLVASGERLRAKAITLSSRKWGPRGDTQLLRLSFGRFGDDLAERASEKELLAWALDDLATVFGLAVHPIDFRVQRWVEAMPQYGPGHADLVAEVRAGLPAGLAVAGSYLDGIGVPACVAAADLAVTGIVEAL, encoded by the coding sequence ATGAGCCGGCGCTCATATTGCGTTGTGGGCGGCGGGATCTCGGGATTGACGGCGGCGTATCGGTTGCGGGCCGCCGCCGGTGCCGACGGGACCATCACGGTGTTCGACCCGGGCGACCGGCTCGGCGGGATATTGCGCACCGAGGTGGTCGGCGGACAACCGATGGATGTGGGCGCCGAAGCGTTCGTGCTGCGCCGGCCCGAGGTGCCCGCGCTGCTGGCCGAGTTGGGCCTGGCCGAGCGCCAACGCGCCACCACCGGCGTCCGGCCGATGATCTACAGCGGGCAGCAGCTGCACGCCCTGCCATCGGGGACGATGATGGGGATCCCGACGTCGGCGTCGTCGCTGGCCGGTCTCGTCGACGACGCCACGATCGCGCGCATCGAGGCCGAACCCGGTCGACCGTTCAGCTGGCGTCCGGGCAGCGACCCGGCGGTGGCCGAGCTGGTGGCCGACCGGTTCGGCGAGCAGACGGTGGCCAGGTCGGTGGACCCGCTGCTGTGCGGGGTGTATGCGGGCTCGGCGGCGACGATCGGGTTGCGCGCCGCGGCCCCCAGCGTGGCGGCGGCGCTCGACCGCGGCGCCGCCAGCTTGACCGACGCGGTTCGGCAGGGGTTACCGCCTGCCGGCGATGGACCGGTGTTCGGTGCGCTCGAGGGTGGCTACCAGGTGCTAGTCGACGAGCTGGTCGCCCGTAGCCGCCTGAACTGGGTGCGCGCCGCGGTCGTTGAAATCGGCCGAACCGGTGAGGGCTGGGAATTGCATGACGAAACCGGTGGTCGTTGGCATGCCGATGCGGTGATCCTGGCCATCCCGGCCCCGCGCCTGGTGCCGTTGGTCGAGGAAATCGCCCCGCGTAGCGCCGGAGCCGCCCGCCGGATAGCAAGTGCCTCGTCGGCGGTGGTGGCGCTCGCGGTGTCGCTCGACACCCCGTTTCCGCCCTGTTCCGGGGTGCTGGTGGCCAGTGGCGAGCGGTTGCGGGCCAAGGCGATCACGTTGTCGTCACGCAAGTGGGGCCCGCGCGGGGACACGCAACTATTGCGCCTGTCGTTTGGACGCTTCGGCGACGACCTGGCCGAGCGCGCGTCCGAGAAGGAGCTACTGGCTTGGGCGCTCGACGACCTGGCCACGGTGTTCGGCCTGGCCGTGCACCCGATCGATTTTCGTGTGCAGCGCTGGGTCGAGGCGATGCCGCAGTACGGACCCGGGCACGCGGATCTGGTGGCCGAGGTGCGCGCCGGCCTGCCTGCGGGGTTGGCCGTGGCGGGCAGCTACCTCGACGGGATCGGCGTGCCGGCCTGTGTGGCGGCGGCGGACCTTGCGGTCACCGGCATCGTCGAGGCCTTGTGA
- the hemE gene encoding uroporphyrinogen decarboxylase, whose amino-acid sequence MAALGPVNTPARTRRELPHSPYLAAVAGRKPSRVPVWFMRQAGRSLPEYRALRQQHSMLDACLEPDVACEITLQPVRRYGVDAAILFSDIVVPLRAAGVELDIVADVGPVIAHPVRTATDIEHIKPLDPQAIQPVLQTVELLVAALGDVPLIGFAGAPFTLASYLIEGGPSRHYIRTKAMMLAEPASWHALMSKLTDLTIAFLRGQIDSGVDAIQVFDSWAGMLSLSDYRQYVLPHSARVFGTLAEHGVPMTHFGVGTAELLGAMSEALQAGAATVVGVDWRTALADAAARVQPGTALQGNLDPVLLLAGWPVVERAARAVVDDGRRAVDAGAAGHVFNLGHGVLPQTDPGVLTELVSLVHSL is encoded by the coding sequence ATGGCAGCATTGGGGCCAGTGAATACTCCTGCGCGTACCCGACGCGAGCTTCCGCACTCGCCCTATCTGGCCGCGGTGGCCGGCCGCAAACCCAGCCGAGTGCCGGTGTGGTTCATGCGGCAGGCCGGCCGGTCGCTGCCCGAGTACCGGGCGCTGCGCCAACAGCACAGCATGCTGGACGCCTGTCTCGAGCCGGACGTGGCCTGCGAGATCACCCTGCAGCCGGTACGCCGCTACGGTGTGGACGCGGCGATCCTGTTCTCCGACATCGTGGTGCCACTGCGGGCTGCGGGCGTGGAGCTGGACATCGTGGCCGACGTGGGCCCGGTGATCGCCCACCCGGTGCGTACCGCTACCGATATCGAACACATCAAACCCCTTGACCCACAAGCTATTCAGCCAGTCCTGCAGACCGTTGAGCTGTTGGTCGCGGCGCTGGGCGATGTCCCGCTGATCGGTTTCGCCGGTGCGCCGTTCACGCTGGCGTCCTACCTTATCGAGGGCGGACCCAGTCGCCACTACATCCGCACCAAGGCGATGATGCTGGCCGAGCCGGCGAGCTGGCATGCGCTGATGAGCAAGCTGACCGACCTCACCATCGCCTTCCTTCGCGGCCAGATCGACTCCGGTGTGGACGCCATCCAGGTGTTCGATTCCTGGGCTGGCATGTTGTCGCTGAGCGACTACCGCCAGTACGTGCTGCCGCACAGTGCGCGGGTGTTCGGCACGCTGGCCGAACACGGCGTGCCGATGACGCACTTCGGGGTCGGCACCGCGGAACTGCTCGGCGCCATGTCCGAGGCCCTCCAGGCGGGGGCGGCGACCGTCGTCGGCGTCGATTGGCGCACTGCACTGGCCGATGCGGCCGCTAGGGTCCAGCCGGGCACGGCGCTGCAGGGCAACCTCGATCCGGTGTTGCTGCTGGCGGGCTGGCCGGTGGTGGAACGCGCCGCCCGCGCCGTCGTCGACGACGGACGCCGTGCGGTCGACGCGGGTGCCGCCGGGCACGTCTTCAACCTCGGCCACGGGGTGTTGCCGCAGACCGATCCCGGGGTGCTGACCGAACTGGTTTCGCTGGTCCATTCGTTATGA
- a CDS encoding pyrimidine reductase family protein — protein sequence MPDFGAGPAAGRSAGIRLTLLGSDRTLDEADLPEYYRYPPDVNGIWLRANFISSVDGGATVAGTSGGLGGPGDRAVFRLLRELADVIVVGAGTVRVEGYSGAQLSVAARRQRQLRGQSEVPQLAIVTKSGHLARDLAVFTRTEVPPLVLTATAVADETRRGLTGLAEVVDCSDTDPVKVDEAVLLARLAERGLRRILTEGGPILLGSFIERGLLDELCLTIAPFVVGGLARRIVTGPGQLKTPMRCAHVLTDDAGYLYTRYVKA from the coding sequence ATGCCCGACTTCGGGGCCGGCCCGGCCGCCGGCCGATCCGCCGGCATCCGCCTGACATTGCTCGGGTCCGACCGCACGCTCGACGAAGCCGACCTGCCCGAGTATTACCGCTATCCGCCGGACGTCAACGGCATCTGGCTACGAGCCAATTTCATCAGCAGCGTCGACGGCGGTGCCACCGTCGCCGGCACCAGCGGCGGGCTCGGCGGGCCGGGCGACCGGGCGGTGTTCCGGCTGCTGCGTGAACTGGCGGACGTGATCGTGGTGGGCGCGGGCACCGTGCGCGTGGAGGGTTACTCCGGCGCTCAACTCAGCGTCGCCGCACGCCGCCAGCGACAGCTGCGCGGCCAAAGCGAGGTCCCGCAACTGGCGATCGTCACCAAGTCCGGTCACCTCGCCCGCGACCTCGCCGTGTTCACCCGCACCGAGGTGCCGCCTCTGGTGCTCACCGCCACGGCGGTGGCCGACGAGACGCGACGGGGCCTCACCGGCCTCGCCGAGGTGGTCGACTGCTCTGACACCGATCCCGTCAAGGTCGACGAAGCTGTGCTGCTGGCCAGGCTCGCCGAGCGCGGTCTGCGTCGTATCCTCACCGAGGGCGGGCCGATACTGCTCGGATCGTTCATCGAGCGCGGCTTGCTCGACGAACTGTGCCTGACGATCGCGCCGTTTGTGGTCGGCGGTCTGGCCCGGCGCATCGTCACCGGACCGGGGCAGCTGAAGACCCCGATGCGCTGCGCCCACGTGCTCACCGACGACGCCGGTTATCTGTACACCCGCTACGTCAAAGCCTGA
- the aftC gene encoding arabinofuranan 3-O-arabinosyltransferase, with protein MYGALVTAADTTRTRLRESMLAAFRPRTGAPSTASIVRAALWPAAIMSILHRSIVLTTNGNITDDFKPVYRAVLNFRHGWDIYNEHFDYVDPHYLYPPGGTLLMAPFGYLPFAPSRYLFISINTLAILAAAYLLLRTFNFTLTSVAAPALLLAMFATETVTNTLVFTNINGCILLLEVLFLRWLLDGRTSRQWMAGLAIGLTLVLKPLLGPLLLLPLLNRQWRAVLAAIVVPVVVNLAALPLVSHPMDFFTRTLPYILGTRDYFNSSIQGNGVYFGLPTWLIVFLRLLFTALAIASLWLLYRYYRTRDPLFWFTTSSGVLLLWSWLVMSLAQGYYSMMLFPFLMTVVLPNSVIRNWPAWLAIYGFMTLDRWLLFNWMRWGRALEYLKITYGWSLLLIVTFTVLYFRYLDAKAENRLGAGIDPTWLTAERERAR; from the coding sequence GTGTACGGTGCGCTGGTGACGGCAGCTGACACAACTCGAACCCGCCTACGCGAATCGATGCTGGCCGCATTCCGTCCCCGCACCGGCGCACCGAGCACGGCGTCGATAGTGCGGGCGGCGCTCTGGCCGGCCGCGATCATGTCGATACTGCATCGCAGCATCGTGCTGACCACCAACGGAAACATCACCGACGACTTCAAGCCGGTCTACCGCGCGGTGCTGAACTTCCGGCATGGCTGGGACATCTACAACGAGCACTTCGACTACGTCGACCCGCACTACCTCTACCCGCCGGGCGGCACGCTGCTCATGGCGCCGTTCGGCTACCTGCCGTTTGCGCCGTCGCGCTACCTGTTCATCTCCATCAACACCCTGGCCATCCTGGCCGCGGCCTACCTGTTGCTGCGGACGTTCAACTTCACGCTGACCTCGGTGGCCGCCCCCGCCCTGCTGCTGGCCATGTTCGCCACCGAGACGGTGACCAACACCCTGGTGTTCACCAACATCAACGGCTGCATCCTGCTACTCGAGGTGCTGTTCCTTCGGTGGCTGCTCGACGGGCGGACGAGCCGTCAGTGGATGGCCGGGCTTGCCATCGGATTGACCCTGGTCCTCAAACCCCTGCTAGGTCCGTTGCTGCTGCTGCCGCTGCTGAACCGCCAGTGGCGGGCGGTGCTGGCGGCCATCGTGGTGCCCGTCGTTGTCAACCTGGCCGCTCTGCCGCTGGTGAGCCACCCGATGGACTTCTTCACCCGGACCCTGCCCTATATCCTGGGCACCCGCGACTACTTCAACAGCTCCATCCAGGGCAACGGTGTGTACTTCGGCCTGCCGACCTGGTTGATCGTGTTCTTGCGGCTGCTGTTTACCGCCCTCGCGATCGCCAGCCTCTGGCTGCTGTACCGCTATTACCGCACCCGGGATCCGCTGTTCTGGTTCACCACGTCGTCGGGCGTGCTGCTGCTGTGGTCGTGGCTGGTGATGTCGCTGGCCCAGGGCTACTACTCGATGATGCTGTTCCCGTTCTTGATGACGGTGGTGCTGCCCAACTCGGTGATCCGCAACTGGCCGGCGTGGCTGGCGATCTACGGGTTCATGACGCTGGATCGCTGGCTGTTGTTCAACTGGATGCGGTGGGGCCGCGCCCTGGAGTACCTGAAGATCACCTACGGTTGGTCGCTGCTGTTGATCGTCACCTTCACCGTGCTCTACTTCCGCTATCTGGATGCCAAGGCCGAAAACCGGCTGGGCGCTGGTATCGACCCGACCTGGCTGACGGCCGAGCGGGAGCGCGCGCGGTGA
- the msrB gene encoding peptide-methionine (R)-S-oxide reductase MsrB has protein sequence MTRPKLELTDDQWRQRLTQQEFDVLRRAGTERPFTGEYTDTKTEGVYQCRACGAELFRSTEKFESHCGWPSFYDPASSEAVILRPDHSLGMTRTEVLCANCHSHLGHVFAGEGYPTPTDQRYCINSISLRLVPTD, from the coding sequence ATGACGCGTCCGAAGCTGGAACTGACCGACGACCAGTGGCGCCAAAGGCTCACCCAGCAGGAATTCGACGTCCTGCGCAGGGCCGGCACCGAGCGACCCTTCACTGGCGAATACACCGACACCAAAACCGAAGGCGTCTACCAGTGCCGGGCATGCGGTGCCGAATTGTTCCGCAGCACAGAGAAATTCGAGTCGCATTGCGGCTGGCCGTCGTTCTACGACCCGGCGAGCTCCGAAGCGGTCATCCTGCGGCCCGACCACTCGCTGGGCATGACGCGCACCGAGGTGCTCTGCGCGAACTGCCACAGCCACCTGGGTCACGTGTTCGCCGGCGAGGGCTATCCGACGCCGACGGATCAGCGTTACTGCATCAACTCGATCTCGCTGCGCCTGGTCCCGACGGACTGA